The Tolypothrix sp. PCC 7712 region AAGCCCCGGATTAACAGAGTAGTGACACCTGCGTCATAGTAATCAACTAAAGCCTCTGCAACTTGTTCTGGTGTTCCTACTAGGGCAGTTGTGTTACCTGCCGCACCAGTAGCAGCCGCGATCGGTGTCCATAAACGCTTATCGTAAATCTCGCTTTTAGCTGCAAAATCCAATAACCTTTGCGAACCTACCGCCTGTGGTCTAGCTGGGGGCGCGACTTTTGCACCTCCCCGTTGTTCTTGAATCCGCCCTAAAATATTTCTGGCTTTTTCCCAAGCCTGTTCTTCTGTGACACCCAAAATAGGACGCAGAGATACACTAAAGCGGATAGAGCGATCGGGAGGTAAAGCAGCCTTAACTTGAGCAATTCGTTCTTTAACTGCCGCTATTGGCTCACCCCACAATGCATAAACGTTACTATGCTTGGCTCCTACTTCTACTGCTGCGCCAGATGCGCCGCCAAAGTAAAGGGGAATATGAGGCTTTTGCAGTGGTTTAATGGCAGAGAAAGCATCTTTAACACGATAAAATTCTCCCTCGTAATCGAAGGGTGTATCGCTTGTCCAGACACGACGAACAATTTCTAAATACTCATCTGTACGGCGATAGCGGTTGTCATGGTCGAGCCAGTCACCATCTCTTTGCTGGTCTGCATCACTACCACCAGTGATAATATGCACTGCAATCCGACCATTGGTGAAATGGTCGAGGGTAGCTGCTTTGCGTGCTGCTAAAGTTGGTGCGACAAAACCTGGGCGATGAGCAATCAAAAAGCCTAAGCGCTCTGTAAATGCAGCTGCATGGGTTGCAACGGTAAAACCATCAGGGCTACTAGAGCTATAGCCGATTAGTACTTTATCAAAATCCCCTTTTTCATGGGCTTGGGCAAACTCACGCACATAAGCGGGGTCAATAATATCATCCGCCAAGCTACCTGGCACACTATTTAACTCCGAAGCAGGTTTGGTGCGGATTAAGCCGATAAACTCAACTGGCATGATACATTCTCCTGAACACTACCCTGTTTCCCGTTTCCTTTTAGACTATTTCAACCCTGATACATATAGATTTCGCCCAAGGGCATGGCATTGCCATGCCCCTACCAGCGTCTTTGTATGCATCATAATTAACGTGAAACGGTGTTACTCCAATAAGTCTGGTTGATCGCGGGTAATTTCATCCCATAAATATTGGAATGCGCGCCAACCTGCTTCGTGAGTGCCATTACGTTGTTGAATACTC contains the following coding sequences:
- a CDS encoding LLM class flavin-dependent oxidoreductase; the protein is MPVEFIGLIRTKPASELNSVPGSLADDIIDPAYVREFAQAHEKGDFDKVLIGYSSSSPDGFTVATHAAAFTERLGFLIAHRPGFVAPTLAARKAATLDHFTNGRIAVHIITGGSDADQQRDGDWLDHDNRYRRTDEYLEIVRRVWTSDTPFDYEGEFYRVKDAFSAIKPLQKPHIPLYFGGASGAAVEVGAKHSNVYALWGEPIAAVKERIAQVKAALPPDRSIRFSVSLRPILGVTEEQAWEKARNILGRIQEQRGGAKVAPPARPQAVGSQRLLDFAAKSEIYDKRLWTPIAAATGAAGNTTALVGTPEQVAEALVDYYDAGVTTLLIRGFDPLQDAIDYGREVIPLVRAEVAKRERQAVAVGR